The Cronobacter sakazakii genome has a window encoding:
- a CDS encoding phage tail tube protein: protein MTSKYEVTKGMTFSVSAAPVTADEFNSSTFPGAGVSWLEAACATKEISFTGGQKGDIDVTTLCSTEQEQTNGLAAPAEMSITRNWVGDEAAQEALQTAYENDELRALRVVFPSGNGYYALVEVRQSSWSASTSSVVGATYSLRVRGKTKRIYAAGS, encoded by the coding sequence ATGACCAGTAAGTACGAAGTCACAAAGGGGATGACCTTTTCAGTCTCCGCCGCGCCTGTTACAGCAGATGAATTTAATTCCTCTACTTTCCCCGGAGCTGGCGTTTCCTGGCTGGAGGCAGCCTGTGCCACGAAAGAGATTTCTTTCACCGGAGGTCAAAAAGGGGACATCGACGTCACTACGTTGTGCTCGACCGAGCAGGAGCAGACTAACGGCCTTGCCGCGCCTGCTGAAATGAGCATCACCCGTAACTGGGTTGGTGACGAAGCTGCGCAGGAAGCCCTGCAGACCGCCTATGAAAATGACGAACTGCGCGCCCTTCGGGTTGTGTTTCCTTCCGGCAATGGATACTACGCGCTGGTTGAGGTTCGACAGAGTTCCTGGTCTGCGTCCACGTCCTCGGTGGTCGGCGCCACTTACTCCCTGCGCGTTCGTGGCAAAACTAAACGCATTTATGCGGCTGGTTCCTGA
- a CDS encoding phage tail assembly chaperone: protein MANNVSKNSLRALALAPMAGFRTKIVTVPEWENATVKLREPSAQAWLEWQQVLNPKQGEGEPEELTAAERALRNKSADVVLFIDVLLEEDGSQVFNEEDKTQIEQFYGPVHARLLKQALELTTTAADVEKP from the coding sequence ATGGCAAATAACGTTTCAAAGAATTCACTACGCGCGCTGGCGCTGGCACCGATGGCAGGCTTTCGTACCAAAATCGTTACCGTCCCGGAATGGGAAAACGCCACGGTAAAACTGCGTGAACCCTCCGCTCAGGCGTGGCTGGAATGGCAGCAGGTGCTGAACCCGAAGCAGGGAGAGGGCGAACCTGAAGAGCTGACGGCAGCAGAACGCGCACTGCGTAACAAGAGCGCTGATGTGGTGCTGTTTATCGATGTGCTTCTTGAAGAAGACGGCTCACAGGTCTTTAACGAAGAAGATAAAACGCAGATTGAACAGTTCTACGGTCCGGTGCATGCCCGTCTTCTTAAACAGGCACTGGAACTGACCACTACGGCGGCCGATGTGGAAAAGCCGTAA
- a CDS encoding phage tail assembly protein T encodes MTLALRLGRTLHELKQTLTASELRMWIEFDRLNPISDRRGDIQAAQISAAVLNSQGARLSLDDLLLQWSATEPNEESAELEGFFAALAG; translated from the coding sequence ATGACGCTGGCGCTCCGTCTGGGTCGTACGCTTCATGAGCTGAAGCAGACTCTGACGGCCAGTGAACTGCGTATGTGGATTGAGTTTGACCGACTGAACCCCATCAGCGACCGGCGCGGCGATATTCAGGCCGCGCAGATTTCCGCAGCGGTACTTAACTCGCAGGGCGCAAGGCTGAGTCTGGACGATCTGCTTCTTCAGTGGAGCGCGACGGAACCGAACGAAGAAAGCGCCGAGCTGGAAGGTTTCTTTGCCGCGCTGGCTGGTTAG
- a CDS encoding Arc family DNA-binding protein has protein sequence MSKFPSQEMDRFNVRLPAGMREAIAARAKENGRSMNTEIIFMIDEALKSPIPTAVDNSKLMRTYGDLSQRRPKTPEEFSKWEEEMTNVTFYLMEQMSSYTQMYQALKNLHSQAKHDVFKNKKPT, from the coding sequence ATGAGTAAGTTCCCAAGCCAAGAAATGGACAGATTTAACGTTAGGCTTCCGGCAGGAATGAGGGAGGCAATAGCTGCTAGAGCCAAAGAAAACGGCAGGTCGATGAATACTGAAATCATTTTCATGATTGATGAGGCACTAAAGTCTCCCATACCAACTGCCGTTGATAACTCAAAGCTAATGAGAACCTATGGCGACCTTTCCCAGCGCAGGCCTAAAACTCCCGAAGAATTTTCTAAATGGGAGGAAGAAATGACAAATGTCACATTTTATCTCATGGAACAAATGTCATCATATACACAGATGTATCAAGCACTTAAAAACCTACATAGCCAAGCCAAGCATGACGTTTTCAAAAACAAAAAGCCCACCTGA
- a CDS encoding Arc family DNA-binding protein, with amino-acid sequence MQDVIYTGRKNVVFNLRLPERMDEEIRKLAEMDGISINSAIVQRLAKSLREERANGQ; translated from the coding sequence ATGCAAGATGTGATTTATACCGGTCGTAAAAATGTGGTTTTCAATTTGAGACTTCCGGAGCGCATGGACGAGGAAATTCGCAAGCTGGCAGAAATGGACGGCATCTCTATTAACTCAGCGATTGTTCAGCGGCTGGCAAAGAGCCTGAGAGAGGAAAGGGCTAATGGTCAGTAA
- a CDS encoding P22AR C-terminal domain-containing protein, whose translation MVSKNSEAPTALTVRASNLSVNLCEKTNMNIVAKSELNFHGVNLTPVSEMQGIWLTSGDIAKALHYSSTKSVTNLFNQYADEFSPAMTMVIESMTNGINGSSRRMKTRVFSLRGAHLLAMFARTPVAKEFRKWVLDILDREVEQSPIAKHFTDEELCELAWMWHVAERMRVFARDIHPALRGLKSEYAGKAYDYGNEFNYVFVRARDILREHTAHIDKNAHNGAREENLKLPLTWLRVPVDFH comes from the coding sequence ATGGTCAGTAAAAACAGCGAAGCCCCAACTGCGCTAACAGTCAGGGCCTCTAATTTGTCAGTTAACCTTTGCGAGAAAACCAACATGAACATTGTAGCCAAATCAGAACTTAACTTCCATGGTGTTAACCTGACTCCTGTTTCTGAAATGCAGGGAATTTGGCTTACCTCCGGGGATATTGCTAAGGCGCTCCACTACAGCAGCACAAAGTCAGTTACGAACCTTTTTAACCAGTATGCTGATGAGTTCTCACCGGCAATGACAATGGTCATTGAATCGATGACCAATGGTATTAACGGCTCATCTCGTCGCATGAAGACCCGCGTCTTCTCACTGCGTGGCGCTCATTTGTTAGCTATGTTCGCCCGCACTCCAGTAGCTAAAGAATTTCGCAAGTGGGTGTTGGATATTCTGGATCGCGAAGTGGAGCAATCTCCTATCGCCAAACATTTTACGGACGAAGAGTTATGCGAGCTGGCATGGATGTGGCATGTGGCCGAGCGTATGCGAGTTTTCGCCAGGGACATTCATCCGGCGCTGAGAGGCCTTAAATCTGAGTATGCGGGCAAGGCGTACGATTACGGCAATGAGTTCAACTATGTATTTGTAAGGGCGAGGGACATTCTACGAGAGCACACTGCCCACATTGATAAGAACGCTCATAATGGTGCCCGAGAAGAAAATTTGAAACTTCCACTAACGTGGCTGAGGGTGCCGGTGGACTTCCACTGA
- a CDS encoding Rha family transcriptional regulator — MTALKIADQRSHVTMSSREIAKLTGKDHKNVIRDIWEMIDDLYGVAKDGSDLSHKKNQTVTLADGVDVTVDSRGYVSHFRLDKPHVECLLTGYSAVLRMTVIRHIYQLEAQINRRSLPGNYKEALLALVQAETEKEQIALERDQAIETKAWIGEKREATAMATASAAVRAKNKLAERIGEGKNYAAIIPVEKKLGQKFKWQPLRKWCRENDTDPHEVEDPRFGTVKSWPREAWLAVYGVDLQKLF; from the coding sequence ATGACTGCATTAAAGATAGCAGACCAAAGATCGCATGTCACTATGTCCAGCCGTGAGATTGCGAAGCTCACCGGGAAGGATCATAAGAATGTTATCCGCGATATCTGGGAAATGATTGATGACCTTTATGGGGTTGCAAAAGATGGCTCAGATCTGAGCCATAAGAAAAATCAAACGGTTACGTTGGCTGATGGTGTTGATGTAACGGTTGATTCTCGCGGCTATGTGTCACACTTCAGGCTGGATAAGCCACATGTGGAGTGCCTGCTTACTGGCTATAGTGCAGTTCTTCGTATGACGGTAATCAGACATATCTACCAGTTGGAGGCGCAGATAAACCGCCGCTCTTTACCTGGTAACTACAAAGAAGCATTACTCGCGCTGGTTCAAGCAGAAACAGAAAAGGAGCAGATTGCTTTAGAGCGCGATCAGGCTATTGAAACTAAAGCCTGGATCGGTGAAAAACGTGAAGCTACAGCAATGGCTACAGCATCAGCAGCCGTCCGCGCCAAGAACAAATTGGCTGAACGGATAGGGGAAGGAAAGAACTACGCCGCCATCATCCCGGTAGAGAAGAAACTCGGGCAGAAATTCAAATGGCAGCCGCTCCGCAAATGGTGCAGGGAGAATGACACTGATCCGCATGAAGTCGAAGATCCGCGATTTGGCACGGTGAAGTCGTGGCCCCGCGAGGCATGGCTTGCTGTATATGGCGTAGACCTACAGAAACTGTTCTGA